A genomic stretch from Telmatocola sphagniphila includes:
- the tnpB gene encoding IS66 family insertion sequence element accessory protein TnpB (TnpB, as the term is used for proteins encoded by IS66 family insertion elements, is considered an accessory protein, since TnpC, encoded by a neighboring gene, is a DDE family transposase.): protein MLNYTSAKILLCVTPTDMRKSFDGLAALAREHLKSDPLSGTWFVFRNKRADKLKLLYWDKDGYVIWQKRLEAGTFEMPQIAADAAGVSISSSDLALILSGIDLSSVRRRKRFELERQAG from the coding sequence ATGCTGAACTATACCTCGGCGAAGATTCTTCTTTGCGTGACGCCCACCGACATGCGGAAGAGCTTCGATGGTCTGGCGGCATTGGCCCGCGAGCATCTCAAAAGTGATCCTCTCTCGGGCACCTGGTTCGTCTTTCGCAACAAAAGAGCGGACAAGTTGAAGCTGCTCTACTGGGACAAAGACGGCTACGTCATCTGGCAGAAGCGTTTGGAGGCCGGAACCTTCGAGATGCCTCAGATAGCCGCGGACGCGGCGGGGGTATCGATCTCCTCGAGTGATCTGGCTTTGATTCTCAGCGGCATCGACCTCTCTTCGGTCCGGCGACGCAAACGCTTTGAACTCGAACGTCAGGCCGGCTGA
- a CDS encoding IS66 family transposase — protein MDNPSILADASLPDDPVLLKAIIRELLAAHGESQKEIDTLRHRLDLLLKRVYGPKSDRIHPDQPSVFDEADLPQPAPALEPPRTEEPTKNRKKGHGRKALPGNLRRETTEIDIPEVEKRAIGGNWVRIGEEISEKLDYKPSSLFVQQTIRPKYVIRFDDGSQDQLKVAELPPDAFPKSKAAPGLIADVIVSKLVDHLPLYRQEQRYARQGVEIARSTLCVWLADAAEVLHPLYQLMKADLLNAPILHTDDTTVRDKIAGIDTILDNYSD, from the coding sequence ATGGACAATCCATCCATTCTCGCTGATGCGTCGCTGCCCGACGATCCCGTCCTTCTGAAAGCGATAATCCGCGAACTGCTCGCTGCCCACGGCGAATCTCAGAAAGAAATCGACACCCTTCGACACCGCCTCGATCTGTTGCTCAAACGCGTCTATGGTCCGAAGTCCGATCGCATTCACCCCGATCAACCCAGCGTCTTCGACGAAGCCGATCTGCCGCAGCCGGCTCCGGCTCTCGAACCGCCAAGGACCGAAGAGCCGACGAAGAATCGAAAGAAAGGGCATGGCCGCAAAGCGCTTCCCGGGAATCTGCGTCGCGAGACGACGGAGATCGATATTCCCGAGGTCGAGAAGCGGGCCATCGGCGGTAATTGGGTTCGCATCGGAGAAGAGATCAGCGAGAAGCTCGATTACAAACCTTCCTCGCTATTCGTGCAGCAAACGATTCGACCCAAATACGTGATTCGCTTCGACGACGGCTCCCAAGATCAATTGAAGGTGGCCGAGCTACCTCCAGACGCCTTCCCGAAATCCAAGGCGGCTCCGGGTCTAATCGCCGATGTCATCGTCTCCAAGCTGGTCGATCACCTTCCCTTATATCGACAGGAACAACGCTACGCTCGCCAGGGAGTCGAGATCGCCCGATCTACTCTGTGCGTCTGGCTGGCCGACGCCGCCGAAGTGTTGCATCCGTTGTACCAGTTGATGAAAGCCGATCTGCTGAATGCTCCGATCCTGCACACCGACGACACCACGGTAAGGGATAAAATCGCAGGTATCGATACAATTCTCGACAATTACAGTGACTGA
- a CDS encoding PrsW family glutamic-type intramembrane protease: protein MPVSPVACPGCKTRVTIPTPPSEDEVAAALLLDSPISEDTPSASEVNTSEPDCYDSDPLSKTERKNTLLKQFEDPPQAKIPVGGQLHAPPSKPKVSPVKSNDPPGWFRHLHWLLIAALIPLAFSLLRKPSEADEPIPRLLRTLENSNPEVEHRITAALESSNDPEAAFERIFEILPQHKFDGAFLPRNSKLHWLFAGLSATVFLIFIYSLSLFGTADPKRLLWIGLFTGTVGVLMLFLFQYIADATYGVTLIGRSVLIIFFYIVKFIGFSYRAATDPDNGFLLSFVGFTLGVGFCEEVCKAVPLLFKHSQQESQSWRNAFLWGMASGAGFGISEAVVYAGGQYNGISSSGIYLVRFISCVALHALWTGSAAITIQQKPDWVNTDGWFEYGASLFRILAIPIVLHGLYDTFLKKDMNALALLTALASFGYLAFQLSRLQGEDDRNRTDAMLRDYQRKKKAMA from the coding sequence GTGCCAGTGTCACCCGTCGCCTGTCCCGGTTGTAAAACGCGGGTGACCATTCCTACACCCCCTTCGGAAGATGAAGTAGCCGCCGCATTACTGTTGGATTCGCCCATTTCTGAGGATACTCCCTCCGCCTCCGAAGTGAACACTTCCGAACCGGATTGTTATGATTCGGATCCCTTGTCCAAGACCGAGCGGAAGAATACCCTTCTCAAGCAGTTCGAGGATCCGCCCCAGGCGAAAATTCCGGTCGGAGGCCAACTTCACGCCCCGCCTTCGAAGCCAAAAGTCTCCCCAGTGAAATCGAACGATCCGCCGGGCTGGTTTCGCCACTTGCACTGGTTGCTGATCGCCGCGCTGATACCTTTGGCATTTTCGCTACTGCGTAAGCCATCGGAGGCGGACGAACCGATTCCCCGACTTCTAAGAACACTTGAAAATTCCAACCCTGAAGTAGAACATCGCATCACTGCGGCACTCGAAAGCAGCAATGATCCAGAGGCCGCTTTTGAACGGATTTTCGAAATATTACCCCAGCACAAATTCGATGGGGCCTTCCTGCCTCGTAACAGCAAACTTCACTGGCTTTTCGCGGGTCTCTCCGCCACTGTCTTTTTGATATTCATTTACTCTCTGTCTCTATTCGGCACTGCCGACCCCAAGCGATTACTTTGGATCGGGCTCTTTACCGGCACAGTTGGCGTGCTGATGTTATTTTTGTTTCAGTACATCGCCGATGCGACCTATGGGGTGACTCTGATCGGCCGTAGCGTGCTGATCATTTTCTTTTACATCGTCAAATTCATTGGGTTCTCTTATCGTGCGGCCACCGACCCGGATAACGGCTTTCTGCTCAGCTTCGTCGGCTTTACTCTTGGAGTCGGCTTTTGCGAAGAGGTGTGCAAGGCCGTTCCGCTCTTGTTTAAACATTCCCAGCAGGAAAGCCAAAGCTGGCGAAATGCGTTCCTCTGGGGGATGGCCTCGGGCGCGGGATTCGGCATCTCGGAGGCCGTGGTTTACGCGGGTGGGCAATACAACGGCATTTCCAGTTCAGGCATCTATTTGGTCCGCTTTATATCCTGCGTCGCGTTGCATGCACTTTGGACTGGTTCCGCAGCCATTACGATTCAACAGAAACCGGACTGGGTGAATACCGATGGCTGGTTCGAGTACGGGGCGAGTCTCTTCCGAATACTGGCGATACCGATCGTGTTGCATGGCCTCTACGACACGTTCCTGAAGAAAGACATGAATGCGCTGGCTTTACTGACGGCCTTAGCCAGCTTCGGTTATCTGGCCTTCCAGTTGAGCCGCTTGCAGGGAGAGGATGACCGTAACCGAACCGATGCCATGCTTCGCGATTATCAGCGCAAGAAAAAGGCAATGGCATAG